From the Drosophila sechellia strain sech25 chromosome X, ASM438219v1, whole genome shotgun sequence genome, the window ATTGAGAGTTTCCAtgtcataaatatttattttcaatgaaaTAAAGTTATCTAACAGTtgatttttctcagtgcacgcCGGCACTTGCAAGCATTGcctgtggaaattaattacCAGTTGGTGCATAGAAATGCAAGGAAAAGAGCTGCCGTGGAGAACACAGAGAACCACCAAGCAGATACTTTTCGTTCTGATTCTGACTTCGTTCACGGCTGCAGCTGGTCCACCCTGGACCACCCTAGAGCACCTCCACTCGACTATTATCGGCAACTGTGCGGGATTTCATAAATTTCACTGGCCATgccaaattaaaaagaaaaatcggcCACGCCGCTAAAGCTAACAAAAGTTGAATCGTTAAAAGGCAAAAAACGAACGAGAAATTTGTGGCAAACTTTCACAAAAAGCATTCGAAATTACACAGAAAAAGTGTGACCGAGGAGGCCGGTGAAGGACTGGGAAAACACAAGTGGGCCAACATCGGGCTGCTCAAATCGAAAATATTATGCCACACCGATTTCGATGGCAGCACATTTCTTGGCAATTGCACAACACTATGACCTCTGACAATCGAATGCCGCTGAATGGAATTGTTGAAAGCCAACTAATGTCTCTCCGAAagctcaacaataaattctAATTCAAACATATTtcggaaaatatttaagcaacAATTTGCAGCTGTGAATAGAGTACGTAATTAAAGTGTGCGCATGGAAATAAAGTAGAAATAGGCTTAGCATTAAGTACTATTTCAAATACGAGGTGAAAGGCTCAGCTTAGAAACCTTTctctaaaatatttatttcttttcacttTTGCGGTCTGGGTCAActtgtatttaatttatatatttatatatgtatatgtgtgtgtgtatttttgaCTGGCTCTCTTACAGCGAAAATGTTAATAATTGGCTCGGCTGTTCAAGGCAGAAGGACCTTACAATAAATTGCCCGGGATATTATCGTTCCTGCCTCGTCCTTGTCCACCCACCGCCGCCCACTTTCTCCCCCAGCCGAACTGGAAATTGATTACAGTTCATTTCATTTTGGCTTTGTTTATTTCCTTGCCCTCGTTTCCATTCATTGGCCGACTTTTCCGCGCTCCTTACGCCAACTGATATGGCCAGcggtttttccattttccattttaatatttatttgtgagttattattattattattgccgcggccgattcgattcgattcgattcgattcgaacTTGCCCAAATATTACTTTCGCGCTTTTTTCGCTGACTTTCATTCCATTCCAAGGGGGAATCACACGGTCCAGCCGCCCAACTGTTAAGCCATTTAGTTCTGTGTTTTGGGGGAACTTTTCAAATCATTTCGGCCTGATTATTCTTACCATTTTCACGACACTTCGTCACTTTAAGGCCGAAACTATTTTGGATActtgccaaagataaacgattTATCAGCGATTTAtctctgttgcccaagaaatTTCGACTGCTACCCTTTAAACGGAAGCTACTctaaagttttgtttttatttacgCAAGTCCACAATTTAATTGAGTTCGTCCGGATATTTCAGTGAAAATAAAGGCATTATATTTTATGAGCGTGTGCAGATTGGGTCTGTTTTCATGCGGCAATCGTCGGGCGAATTTCATCCGAATTTAATGGGAGTTACGttattgtttttggtttttttctcCCGCCCAGCAGATAAACGCTCATTAAACTGAATAGCCAGCGGCGATAATTGCATAAGTTTGATTAGTTGTATAAGTCTCTCGTTTTAATAATGCAAAAGCCGATCTGCCACGTTGGCCAGAGCCCAATCAACGCAgctcaaatatttaatttggctAACATATCGCAGACTGAACGGCCAAATGCCAAATAGTGTGAGCACTTGAGTACGGAGTAAGTTATGTTTATAAGTGAACCATTAGTGTATTGATTGAATGGCAATTAAGCCGGGATAATACGAGGGTTCCTCGACTGGCGGCCTCAATGAGCCAGCATAAAAATCACATACAAAAAGGAAAGGAGGCAATATGGACTTACAAAGGATAGCAAGAGGTTATTGTTTCAAACTAAAaggttaaaacaaaaaaattaatcatTTGTGAGCTTAAATTACTGGTATATCATTAACATTATACCGAACACTGATTACCAGCAAAATCTGATTAGCCAGCACTTTTTGTTTCACGTATTAAGCCCACATTTTTACCAGCTACTAGTAAATCATTTTGAGTTCGAGTTAACATTTGATTGACGTTGCTCAGATAAAGTGGTTGAATAAAATGAAACTCCTTTGGACCAGATTGCCACTCAAAGCGAATTTAACTCGGCTGCTTCATCGCTGTTCCGGACATTAACTTTGAAGGTGGAAAAAAGTAAGCCAATTCGAGGGTTAAGCATCTTGACTTCGCTTCTGATCCGCCCGCGTTGCCACTTGTGCCGAAAAGTACAGTCGCCACTTGGAAATTTATGCGACTCAGCGGCTCATTAAACACCGAAGACGATTTAATCCCGTCCGCCCCTCCACTTGCCGCCACTTTCCACGACTTTCCCTGCTGATTAGCAGTGGATTGTTGTTGTAATTAATAGATGGCTACACCCGAGAACACCCCCAAACACCCCAAAACACCAGAGACACCCACACCACCCACCGCATTAGGGTTGCCAGGCAGCGGTATTTTGCGCGGGAGGCGGTCCTTCCGCAGAAATCTGTCATAAATGGCACAGCGACAAGGACAAGGACGAAAATGCAAATCACAATGAgcctttttattttgtttggccCAACTTCGGACTGTCTTCGCATTATTGTTGTCGAGGCCACTAATATGCGCATAATTAATTTGCCGCCTGCTTTTTTGCGGGATTTGCCGAGTAGATTAAATGGCATTTTGTCAGAGTGTAGTCTGTGTTTTAATTAACCCGAGCAAAATAAAAGGGACCCAGGCGCCGGCGGTGCATTCAACTGTTGTCCCATGAATACTTACCAATCGGCCGACCACTCCGGTGGTCCGAGGATTCCAGCCTCTTGAGTCCGGGGATTGCCCAAGGTCCCGATGTCCCGGAGTCGAGTCGACGCTAAGTACGTAATGCCAAAGTATGCGGTCTGCAAAGGAGCAACAAGCAAATGGAATTTCTTAGTTTACGAGCATCCAGTCAGGACAGCACGCGGCGGTGTCATCATGAAAAATGCAAGCAGATTTGACAGCCATTTGCCACGAAAGGATGTCCCGACAAGCGCCATCCGCACGGGATCAGGATGTGGCACATCCACAGCCCGGTACTCGTTGAGAACTAAAAGCACCAAGCACCACTGACGACTGGCAGCTGCTGGGCAAAAGGCAAAGGGGTCGAGTGAAAGCTGCTCACGTCACTTACAGCTCAAGTTGTGCCAGGATTTTTATGCCCGCGATGCAGTTGCTCCTCCTGCGCTTGCACATCCTGCATTTACTGGCACACCCCGCTaacacacatgcacatatgtacatatgtgtgtatgtgcatACCAAATTGGCCGAGTTGTTCGCttgcttattaaatattttatgttcGATTCGTTTGGCCAGCCAGGCCTCCGGCAGCCATAAATTAAGCCGGGcaatgaaaacatttaaattgcaatGTTATTCAGCCCAAAATGCCGGCATCGCCACCCACAAACAGTTCAATTAATTGTGGATGTCCTTAAAGCGCATTTTGCACTCATATGCATGTTTTTTGGGCTATGAGGATGGGATGAGGATGTTATGAGGAATAGACCATTTTTCCATATTATTTGGAACAGGAGAGAGTTGGCACCTTGCCCCCAAATAAACTGGGAATAAAGATAATCGCCAGCTTATCGTTATCATAATTATCCCAATAGTGACATGTTCCAGTACTCTTTGAAACGTATATATACTACCTAACTGAATAATCGGGCAGATTTCGGGACTCATAAGCAACGCGGGCAGCTCATAAGTCGGATCCGATCCAATCAGCTCGGTGCTTTTTGTTTCGGATCCTGGCTAGTGCCTAATTGAAAAGAAATCCTTTTGCCATGGACGCTTCTGCCATTGCTCCCGCACTCAGAGAAACGGGCTGTCACTTGGGCTTAAATTCTCATAAAAACTAACGTCAGTTAGGCAAAAACTTGTTGAGGAAAGTGGAGTTCTAGCCAATGGAGCTATAATTCGCTCAGTGCAGCCCTTTTCCCTCGGCTACACAAAAACAACATGCATTCATATGCTCGCATTTTTGAGTTCGTAATCCGCGCCAAAACAGCGCCAACAACGCGCAGCATGGAGcggaaaaaatattaattggaAACAAGAGGCTTTCTCCCCTCGGATCGTTCCGGTTTTGTCCAAATGCACTTAAATGCTGCTTTAGTTGCGTTCCGGAAGGGGGTACAtttctgttgttgttcttgttttcAGCTGGtaattataaacacaaaattgTTAACGAGAATGCAACAATATTACTGCATTTTTATGGGCCCTTCACCAAAGTGGATCGTTCAGGGCTTTCGAGTTTCTTTTTGCCGAATGAAGACCTTTTTGACGGATTTGTAATTAGAAAGACCTTTGCTGGCGTAGAAATGTGCGACTGAAGTACTCctcaaaaatatttggtatttgtcTCCGCATCATCGCCATGGATGTATCACATCATATCCTGAAGTTCTACCCTCTTTTCTTATCAGTGCTCGCAACAAGCCTATCAAAGCCCATGTTTGCTCATTAAGTCAGACTCCATCTCGAACAGCACTCCTTTTTGGAAGGAGAATACTTTTCGCAACAGGACCTTTGAAGGCAGGCGAACTTTGCCGCTAAATCATGCGACTGTCACTCGAGAAATGTTCGAAAACAAGCCATTCAGTGTTTGTCTAGGGTATCACAGgcacctgccacgcccccaccgCCAACGCCCTTCGCTGGCGAGCAATTGGTCGCCAATACAGCCGTATTGTATGCAGCATACTGTGTACTGTGTACcctgtgtgttgtgtgtgttgtgtgctGTGTGTTTTGCGCTTTGTGGAGGGGCAATATGAGAGCGCTCGACGTGCGAATTTCgcgtaaataaatttaatatctGACGCAATCTGCCACGAAAAACAAAGGGCCGAGAGCCACAGAGAGcggcgaaaaaaaagaaagaagtgAGAAAAACGTGGAACATTTCCGCGCCACGACTGTGTTGTGCCTTTTcccaactttttttttttttgttttcctcctCGCATTTTCCTGCATTTTCCGCCCCGCCCCGCCCCATTGGCGAGTGATAAAGGGAGGGGAACGTGAACGTAAACGAATTTGTAACTCGATGATGTCGGCATCGCAGCTCACTTTGTGCGCCGTGTTCCAATTTCATTATGCAAAAATCCGGCGAAAGGCAGCGAGTATCCAGCATTCAACACCCCCCACATCCCCAAATCCCCACATCCCCAACATCACCAACATCCCAAAAGAGCGACTAGAATGCGCTGCAAAACTGATTAAACAAAACACGGGAAACGGACCGGATGCTTATATATCGCGGATTTCCATTTCGCAAATAAACATGAATACTCCGCGATGTCCACATGTCATGAAAATATTGGCGTGACTAGCGGATTTTTTTCGTGACCCATTAACTGGCTCCAATTGCACTATAATTATGGAAATGTTCAACTGAAACACAACAAGTCACAGTGGAATTTATTTGTGAGActttctggcactccattcagCCGGTGTTCCGAGTAATTTCGTTAGCTCCTCGAAATGgtcaataaaaatatgtgtTCCTAAAGACCGATACAGAGATTCCGGCTTCTGTTCGTCCTGAAACACTTTGCATATTTCTAAAATTCCTGCCGGACATCGTTCGGTATCTCTGGTCCGACTTTTGCCGGcatataacatttttattgcccTTATATATTTGGCTGTCTAGACTTTTCCCCCATTGCCGCcctatttgttgttgttttccgACTTCGTTTCATTGAAATGTAGCATTTTTATGACACTTTTGCGTTGCGTCGCCCTGCTTTTctgcaaatatgcaaattcagtgccacgcccacatcctATATTCCTATATATACGATATTCCTCCATGGGCCGCCAACGTGGACAGCCTCCCAAATGAATGTACATGAAAATGCCCGtgtttaagttttttaagCGGCTGCtacactcgaaaaaaagtagCAGCGAAGGGGCAAAACACGAATGTGCATATGGAAATTTTAAGCAGCTTATTCACTTAAACCAAAATAGTTGCAATAAAAGAAAACTCAACCCATGAAAGTTCACTCATTACAATGCGGCGACAACACTTTTTTTCAGTGTGATAAAACCGGATGCGGACACGGGGCGGTAAAAAGTAGGCGTGGCGCACTGACagtgaaaatatttatgcatttggcCGTGAGGCAGTTTGAGAACTCAGCTGATGAGAATTGGGCGGCTTGGGTGGCCCCACTTTTAATGGCTGGCAaaggaaatttattttttgaaggGGGCTGAGCTTCGACGCTTCGACTTCTTAGGTTGACTCAAAACTTGAGCTCAGATAAAAGTCATAAAGTTTGTCTCTGGAACAACTTGCTGCTCCGTCGCCTAGTCCCCCGAACTCGATTGGCTACACTGGGAGAAAAGGTGCTAGCTCCGCTTGTTAGTTTACTTGGTAGTAGTAAGACAAGTATTCTTACAAGTAATATAATAGCGCTTCCGCTTTTCGATTGCTTCGAATTTCCCATTTTAATAcaaacataaaaatttagattAAGGCACTTAATTTGCAGAATCATCTGTCATCTGTTTTTTAGCACAGCAGGCCAAaggaatgtttatttttaaacatttattgtACTATATATTTGCttagaaattaatttgtgctgGGGGATGCCACCCATTAATTTCGAGCGACATGTGATACGAGTCCAGGGAAATGTTTGCTCACCTTTGTGTGGCCATCGTTTCAACGTTAGGCGATTTCAATTTTCTATCGGGGAAATTCGAATGGCTGACAAAGAGGAGGCGACGATAAAGCCGagaactttaattaaatatccATTTCCGGTGCGGCATCCGATCTGTGCGAGcgtgtttgttgtttgctcGTGTATTAGTCGGTCTTTGATCTGTCAAATGGCAAGGCACGCAAAAACAAATGTGGAAAAGCCGCAGGAAAACTCATTTACTTGACCAGTGCGGCAAATGAAAGGGGGTGCGGGTGGTGGTGGcaggggtcaggggtcagggGTTCTGCTAGAAAGAAAGAAGGGCGCCGCCGATAACGTATGCATCGCACACTGACAAGATATATGATGGCAAACTTTAGCCAGCTTGTCGTTTGCCGCTCGCAGGCAAATGGCAAAAGTTTGATGCCACCTCCACCCAACGACCACCCCCCTCCCACTTTCCCATACGTGGCATTTGAAATGCTAATGGCAGATGAGCTTAGGCCAagagctggagctggaaatCCAGAGCCAAAGTCAAAGTCAGACACACAGAAACTCGAAGGCTGGAGGCCTCATAATTGAATGTTTGGCCAGTGCAGCCGGGTGGCCTTTTGTGCGGCCGGCAACCCCAAGGGGCAAAGGTCAGGGCGCCGACGAGGGACCAAGGACAAACTGTTGGCTAACTAATTTAAATATCATgaatttaacataaatatatgtatgccaCAGCGGcgagtggcaagtggcaagtggaagtggcagAGACAAAAGGGCCCATATCTCATATATCATATGATATCAGAAATATCTGGTGACCCCTTTTGTTGCAACATTTCACATTTCACTTTCTGCTGCTGTTTGCCGTTTGAAAACAAATGCGAAATGTTGGTCGAAATCTGCATAAGCAAATAGTGTGCGTTCTTGGGGGATGGCACTTTCCCATGTCCCCATTTCACCATATCACCATTTCCCCATTTACCCAgttttccccgcttttccccagttttcccatttcccagaGTCCATTGTACGTGCTTCGTTGGCGGAGCTGCGGGAACCACCAGAAACCAGAAAACAAAACTTTCAATGGACTGGCTGGCAGCAAGTCAAGCTGcccgaaaacagaaaacaaaaaattccAATCGACTGGGGATGGTATCCatatttttaatcaaagccaacTCGCAATGCAAAATATTGCTCCACCCAACGGATGGCTCGGAACCAGGAGCCGATCGAAGGAGCATCTAGCGTTTATGTCCGAAAGGAGAAGACACATTAATGGGAAATACATAATTTTGGGACTGGCTcgtaataaatttaaagttgtCTCTGGCGCTGAGTTGTCCAATTCCCCATCTAACCCCACTTCCGATTAACCCACCCGCTGTCAGtctgtttttttaattttattttcgtcGTGCTCTACTTTTAGTCCCAGCTAAGCCGGAAGGGATCAAACGGTTTTCCCCGCCCGCTTTTCCcagcacaaaaaaaatgaggCAGAAATAAGGAAAGAAATAACATTTCGACAGCTGCCCCACTGCGAAGGTGGGGCAAGGGGGCTTTTCCTCTGGGTCAATGAGCATCAGAGGTTGACTGCATAATTTATGAACATAAATGGGCGTGACAAGGGATTAGGGGGGCGGGGCATGGCGGTCTTCCAGCGCAGAACTGGGGGTCACCTAATGACCTGGCGCACTGCTAAATGCATGGAAATTGTCTGCGCCAGAGCGAATTACAATTAATTGGAAATATGGCTAAGCCCGGAATTAGCCCCGTCTGCAGGTGGAAGTTTCCtcttttccgcattttcaCATGGCGTGCTAAGTCCTCGCCGAGGCAATtgaaaaacgagaaaaataATTATGGAGGCACTGACACAAAGATTAAGATTCGCCATGAATATTGCGATTAATAGCCGGTAGCTTATCAACTTTTCTTACGATCgtaattttaaaagttaaGTAGTAACGAATTCCCCTGCTAAGGCAGGTGCATTCGTTACCAGATAGGAAATGTTTTCCTTCGATCACGTACTCCGCGCCAAAGTGCTCGAAACTTCAAAGCCCGGACAACCGGCCTTACATAAGCAAATCACAACGATTCGTTGAAGctagcacacacacattcccCTTTCGGCCTGTtacaaaattcaaaaaaattcgaaaatcgTAAATTAAGTCgaggaaaattgaaaaattaacaATAGCCAAAAGCCAACAACGAATCGCCACGATGACCTGCACATTGGTACTCCTGATTGCCAGCATTCTGCACTTCGGAATGCGTGGCAGTTGTCTGCTGGACATAGAGCGATTCCCGGTGATTCCCGGCACCATCTACGCCGGGCACATTGCCTACTGCGCCATCCTGTACTTCCTGCACGACATGGAGATCCTGCCCACGCGCTATCGTAGCCGGATGGGCTGGCTGACCGCCTTCCTGATCGAACTGGTGCTGGGCGTGGCCTTCATGGAGGTCCTGGCCCTTTGGCTCTGGTGCAGCGTGGAGCACATCCTCCATCTGTCCACCCGGTTCGTGCTGCGCCGCTACCTGGGCGTCTCCACCGAAGTCTACCTGCGCTGGGAGTGGGCCATCATGGGTGGTCTGATGACCACGCTGGCGGCCATGCTCTGGATAAACGCCTACGAGGCCACGGAGACAACTCAGGCAGAGAGGGTGTCAAGGAGCAAGGACATCCGGATGAAGGCGGTGCTTTGCCAGCGGGAggagaaacagaaacagaagcagGATCAGGATCTGGAGAAGGTTGAACAGCCTGCGCCGGAGCCAGAGGAGTCACAGAATCCTAATGAAGTCCAGCTGCCGGAGAATCATCTGCAGCTGCTGGCCACCACCACTGATTGCTAGCCCGTTGTGGTCGCCTCCTGCAACCTGTGCTGCTGACAAAAAGGACTTCGCAAAGCGGCCTCAATTAGACGAACGATCATGCCGGGAGCAGACCAGACGGAGCAAATGTATTTATTCCAGCCAGATGGACTCGAAAGGCTCTAAAGACCGTGCCAAAGGATACTGGGAATGGGGAACGGGGCGAAATGATGGACTGCAGTAAAATGTCTATGAAAATTGACTTGGTGTCCTGGCATTGAGAGGCAGTCGGGCGGAAGGAGCTGCCAGCGCCTGGATGCGCGTCAATTGACAAATTGTCGGCTCGACTGGCCCTTTCCTCCTGGTCTTGCCTTGCTCCCCTTGCTCACCGCGCTAGCCTTGTTCAACTGCCCAACACCAATTCGAAtgccaaaatgccaaaaatacaATCCCGGGCAATTTTAGACCCAAACAGAGCAGAAAGTCATCAGAAATGTTGTctaatttcatttcgtttcacTCGAAGGccaatttttggcttttattaTTCATACAATTTCTGGCAACGCGATTTTAACGCTGCTGCCcgtattgcgtatacgcactgTGGTTCACGGAATTATGATTTCTTTTGCTGTGTGCGTGGCGCAGAGtatgtgtgcttgtgtgttcgctgtgtgtgtgtgtgtgtgtgtattccTAAGCAAACAATGGCCGAGCAGTGCTTTTGTTTATTCTTCCTTCGCTGTTGCTTATGTTGCTTATggccacacacccacacaggcacactcacacaaagATACCGAGCACTCACACACCCAAAGCGTGCCGAATTTTGGTGCGTGCCTGTTTTTGAGTCCCTTGTTCCCTTGACGGCCTCCCACTTTTACTCCCACTTCCActcccgctcccgctcccAGTGCCATAGCCACTTTTCCCATCCTGTGATCCTGTGTTGTGTATTTAT encodes:
- the LOC6615080 gene encoding uncharacterized protein LOC6615080 translates to MTCTLVLLIASILHFGMRGSCLLDIERFPVIPGTIYAGHIAYCAILYFLHDMEILPTRYRSRMGWLTAFLIELVLGVAFMEVLALWLWCSVEHILHLSTRFVLRRYLGVSTEVYLRWEWAIMGGLMTTLAAMLWINAYEATETTQAERVSRSKDIRMKAVLCQREEKQKQKQDQDLEKVEQPAPEPEESQNPNEVQLPENHLQLLATTTDC